A window of the Macrobrachium rosenbergii isolate ZJJX-2024 chromosome 13, ASM4041242v1, whole genome shotgun sequence genome harbors these coding sequences:
- the LOC136844608 gene encoding uncharacterized protein — protein sequence MRWDKLRKAMPITLKSESETRWSAREEAVKPICHHFDDLVILLEEMSTDLKENIDTRSEASQLLHRILTFHFLALLFFWNLILSKIDRIQKRLQDYQINFHNAAKDLKALEMYFNENREAICNESLSAALELCKNFDVMAELRNRIKKRMPGETAADVGLIAKQEIMRLMKGTIDRLHTEMKQRTARLEDLDNKFGFLLDVEQILKKGKSSGLLDDKRMRENCLHVGEFYSSDLDGYELYEELQNALGK from the coding sequence ATGCGATGGGACAAGCTGAGGAAAGCTATGCCAATCACACTAAAATCTGAATCTGAAACCCGATGGAGTGCAAGAGAAGAGGCAGTTAAACCAATTTGTCACCACTTTGATGACCTGGTTATACTACTGGAAGAAATGTCTACTGatctgaaagaaaatatagataCAAGAAGTGAAGCCAGTCAGCTGTTGCACCGGATTCTTACCTTTCATTTCCTTGCATTACTTTTCTTTTGGAATCTTATATTATCAAAAATAGACCGCATTCAAAAGAGACTTCAAGACTATCAAATAAACTTCCACAATGCTGCCAAAGACTTAAAGGCACTGGAAATGTATTTCAATGAAAACAGAGAAGCAATCTGTAATGAGTCGCTCAGTGCAGCATTAGAACTATGTAAGAATTTTGATGTTATGGCAGAGCTGaggaacagaataaagaaaaggatgCCAGGAGAAACAGCTGCTGATGTAGGCCTCATTGCAAAACAAGAGATCATGCGTCTAATGAAAGGTACAATAGATAGACTGCATACTGAAATGAAACAACGTACCGCGAGACTTGAAGATCTAGACAACAAGTTTGGGTTTCTGCTAGATGTagaacaaattcttaaaaaaggtaaaagttcAGGATTACTGGATGACAAGAGAATGAGGGAAAACTGCTTACATGTTGGCGAATTCTACAGTAGTGATTTGGATGGTTACGAACTTTATGAGGAACTGCAGAATGCTCTTGGCAAGTAG